Proteins from one Acidobacteriota bacterium genomic window:
- a CDS encoding nucleotidyltransferase family protein yields the protein MIGVVVLAAGGSRRLGRAKQLVVWEGETLLRRAARTALGSACGPVVVVLGHRFEEMRREVSGLDVRVVVCEEWEQGMGRSLAWGIRGLVEGEVEGELKAAIVMTCDQPLVTAGVLNRLIEEWAEGRLVAACEYAGTVGVPALFDASLFEELMALKGDRGAKGVIRKHGESLGLVQFSGGEIDVDAPGDLP from the coding sequence ATGATTGGCGTTGTGGTGTTGGCGGCGGGGGGTTCGCGGAGGTTGGGGAGGGCTAAGCAGCTTGTCGTTTGGGAAGGGGAGACGTTGCTGCGTAGGGCGGCCAGGACGGCCTTGGGGAGCGCTTGCGGGCCTGTGGTTGTGGTCTTGGGGCATCGGTTTGAAGAAATGCGGCGTGAAGTGAGCGGGTTGGATGTGCGGGTGGTGGTGTGCGAGGAGTGGGAGCAGGGGATGGGGAGATCGCTGGCTTGGGGGATTCGGGGGCTGGTTGAAGGTGAGGTTGAGGGAGAACTCAAAGCCGCTATTGTGATGACTTGCGATCAGCCGTTGGTGACGGCCGGTGTCTTGAACCGGCTCATTGAGGAGTGGGCTGAGGGGCGGCTGGTGGCAGCGTGCGAGTACGCGGGGACGGTGGGAGTCCCGGCGCTGTTTGATGCTTCGCTGTTCGAGGAGCTGATGGCGTTGAAGGGGGATCGGGGGGCTAAAGGGGTGATCCGAAAACATGGTGAGTCATTAGGGCTGGTTCAGTTCTCCGGAGGCGAGATCGATGTGGATGCTCCCGGGGATTTGCCTTAA
- a CDS encoding FtsX-like permease family protein — protein sequence MKIFSPWIWKMAWRDSRASRRRLLLFVSSITLGVAALVAITSFGTNLRDRVDHQAKELLGADLEVSSRDEFSQELLAAFDEISLERSHQISTSTMAFFPKNGGTRLVQLRALEGQFPYYGELETDPPHAGRRFQQGRYALVDDGLMVQMDAQVGETVRLGNMQFEILGRLIDIPGEAPVAAMVGPRIYIPYGYMSETGLITLGSRARWRAFFKLSPELDPLAIEEDLRERFRDERLGIDTVEERKRELGAAIENLYRFLNLVGFVALLLGGIGVASSIHLYLKQKISTIAVLRCLGAVSRQTFTVYLLQAAGLGLISALLGGLLGLGVQMVLPYMLVDFLPVEIDFAISPAALVWGVALGLGVTLLFALLPLLPVRRITPLLTLRADYESSGSGRDPLRWLLSAVIALAVFAFAWAQLRDWVQAAWFMAGLAAVFALLAGVAKGIMFATRRWFPRSAGYVLRQGLANLYRPHNQTLVLMLALGLGTFLILTLFLVQESLLGQVSGLSGGNRPNLVFFDIQSDQLEGVRRKVLEEGIVIDNEVPMVTMRVASVKGRPVREILDEMAEARQQPSSQARQGQDGGIGPDEPARRRWPFVREYRSTYRDHLNDAETLAEGEFTGRVEPGTSPVPISMDQRIASLMGLEVGDRITFDVQGLPVECVVGSTRDIEWERFQPAFFVVFPRGVLEEAPQFHVLVARAESPEASGRAQRAVVAEFANVSAIDLSLILSTVDEILDKVAFVIRFMALFSVITGLIVLAGAIITGRYQRIRESVLLRTLGASRNQVRRILLIEYLALGAMAALTGLLLAIVAGWALAVFAFETDYAPSPLPLAGAFLLVGFLTVAIGMLNSRGILDRPPLEVLRTEEVH from the coding sequence ATGAAGATATTTTCCCCCTGGATCTGGAAGATGGCCTGGCGCGACAGCCGCGCCTCGCGGCGCCGTCTGCTCCTCTTCGTTTCCTCCATCACCCTGGGCGTGGCGGCTCTGGTGGCCATTACCTCTTTCGGCACCAACCTGCGCGACCGCGTCGACCATCAGGCCAAAGAACTGCTGGGCGCCGACCTGGAAGTATCGAGCCGTGACGAGTTCAGCCAGGAGCTGTTGGCGGCCTTCGATGAGATCAGTCTTGAGCGCTCTCATCAGATCTCGACTTCGACCATGGCCTTCTTTCCAAAGAATGGCGGTACGCGCCTGGTTCAGTTGAGAGCTCTGGAGGGCCAATTCCCTTATTACGGCGAGTTGGAGACTGATCCGCCTCATGCGGGCAGGCGCTTTCAACAGGGGCGCTATGCCCTGGTTGACGACGGGTTGATGGTACAGATGGACGCCCAGGTGGGTGAGACGGTCCGCCTGGGCAACATGCAATTCGAGATTCTGGGACGCCTTATCGACATTCCCGGAGAGGCGCCCGTGGCCGCCATGGTGGGTCCGCGCATCTACATTCCCTACGGCTACATGTCCGAGACGGGACTGATCACGCTGGGAAGCCGCGCCCGCTGGAGGGCCTTTTTCAAGCTGAGCCCCGAACTCGATCCGCTGGCCATCGAAGAAGACCTCCGTGAGCGTTTCCGCGATGAGCGCCTGGGCATCGATACCGTGGAGGAGCGCAAGCGCGAGTTGGGCGCCGCCATCGAGAATCTTTACCGTTTCCTCAACCTGGTGGGCTTCGTGGCTCTGCTCCTGGGCGGCATCGGAGTGGCCAGCAGCATCCATCTCTACCTCAAGCAGAAGATCTCGACCATCGCCGTGCTGCGTTGCCTGGGAGCGGTTTCTCGCCAGACCTTTACCGTCTACTTGCTGCAAGCCGCCGGGCTGGGCCTGATCAGCGCCCTGCTGGGCGGACTGCTGGGTTTGGGCGTGCAGATGGTCCTGCCCTACATGCTGGTCGATTTCCTGCCCGTGGAGATCGATTTCGCGATTTCGCCCGCGGCCCTGGTATGGGGTGTGGCGCTGGGCTTGGGTGTGACGCTGCTCTTTGCCTTGTTGCCCCTGCTGCCCGTGCGCCGCATTACGCCGCTGTTGACCTTGCGGGCCGATTACGAGTCCTCGGGCAGCGGACGCGATCCCTTGCGCTGGCTGCTCTCGGCGGTGATCGCGCTGGCCGTCTTCGCATTCGCCTGGGCCCAGTTGCGCGACTGGGTGCAGGCCGCCTGGTTCATGGCCGGACTGGCCGCCGTCTTCGCCCTGCTGGCCGGAGTGGCTAAAGGCATCATGTTCGCCACCCGCCGCTGGTTTCCCCGCTCGGCCGGATACGTGCTGCGCCAGGGGCTGGCCAATCTCTACCGTCCTCACAATCAGACCCTGGTGCTGATGCTGGCGCTGGGACTGGGCACCTTCCTCATCCTCACCCTTTTCCTGGTGCAGGAAAGCCTGCTGGGACAGGTCTCAGGGCTCTCAGGGGGAAACCGCCCCAACCTGGTCTTTTTCGATATCCAGTCCGACCAGCTTGAAGGAGTGCGCCGGAAAGTGCTGGAAGAAGGCATCGTCATCGACAACGAGGTGCCCATGGTGACCATGCGCGTGGCCTCGGTCAAGGGACGTCCCGTGCGCGAGATTCTGGATGAGATGGCGGAAGCCCGCCAGCAGCCTTCCAGCCAGGCTCGCCAGGGGCAGGACGGGGGAATCGGCCCCGACGAACCGGCGCGGCGGCGCTGGCCCTTCGTGCGCGAATACCGCTCGACCTACCGCGACCACCTCAACGACGCGGAGACCCTGGCCGAAGGCGAATTCACCGGACGTGTCGAGCCGGGGACCTCGCCCGTCCCCATCTCGATGGACCAACGCATCGCCTCCCTGATGGGGCTCGAAGTGGGTGACCGCATCACCTTCGACGTGCAGGGATTGCCGGTGGAATGCGTGGTGGGTTCGACCCGCGACATCGAGTGGGAGCGCTTTCAGCCGGCCTTCTTCGTGGTCTTTCCCCGCGGAGTTTTGGAAGAGGCGCCGCAGTTTCACGTGCTGGTGGCGCGTGCCGAATCGCCCGAAGCCTCGGGACGGGCTCAGCGGGCCGTGGTGGCTGAATTCGCCAATGTTTCGGCCATCGATCTGTCGCTGATTCTTTCCACCGTCGACGAGATTCTCGACAAGGTGGCCTTCGTGATCCGCTTCATGGCGCTTTTCAGCGTCATCACCGGACTCATCGTGCTGGCCGGCGCCATCATCACGGGACGCTACCAGCGCATCCGCGAAAGCGTCCTGCTGCGCACCCTGGGCGCTTCGCGCAACCAGGTGCGCCGCATTCTGCTCATCGAATACCTGGCGCTGGGCGCCATGGCCGCCCTCACCGGCCTTCTGCTGGCCATCGTGGCCGGCTGGGCCCTGGCCGTCTTCGCCTTCGAAACCGACTACGCCCCCTCGCCGCTCCCCCTAGCCGGCGCCTTCCTGCTGGTCGGCTTCCTGACCGTAGCCATCGGAATGCTCAACAGCCGCGGCATCCTCGACCGTCCCCCCTTAGAAGTCCTCCGCACCGAAGAAGTGCATTAA
- a CDS encoding ABC transporter ATP-binding protein, translated as MRRNGILAVNSLTKTYRSGERQLTVLRDVTFTIEESSTCAIVGPSGSGKTTLLGLCAGLDRPTSGTVMLDGVPLQDQDEEALAELRNQRVGFVFQTFQLIPTLTALENVMVPLELRGERRVAERAQELLAMVGLDDRATHFPPQLSGGEQQRIALARAFVNRPRILFADEPTGNLDEETGEKIEQLILSLNQDAGTTLVLVTHDLELAARTQRIIRLKGGRVVSDQPGCSPQVEREASAPASEAAAEESSARGEARQESRRAAKVINFRK; from the coding sequence ATGCGGAGAAACGGCATACTCGCAGTCAACTCGCTTACCAAGACCTATCGTAGCGGAGAACGCCAACTCACGGTCCTGCGCGACGTCACCTTCACCATTGAAGAAAGTTCCACCTGCGCCATCGTGGGGCCCTCCGGAAGCGGCAAGACCACCTTGCTGGGCCTGTGCGCCGGACTCGACCGTCCCACCTCGGGAACCGTAATGCTGGACGGCGTGCCCTTGCAAGATCAAGATGAAGAAGCTCTGGCAGAGTTGCGCAACCAGCGGGTGGGCTTCGTCTTCCAGACTTTCCAGTTGATCCCCACCCTGACGGCGCTCGAGAACGTCATGGTGCCGCTGGAACTGCGCGGCGAGAGACGAGTGGCCGAGCGCGCCCAGGAATTGCTGGCCATGGTGGGTCTGGATGACCGCGCCACCCACTTTCCGCCCCAGCTTTCCGGCGGTGAGCAACAGCGCATTGCGCTGGCCCGGGCCTTCGTCAACCGTCCCCGCATCCTCTTCGCCGACGAACCCACAGGCAACCTCGACGAGGAAACCGGCGAGAAGATCGAGCAACTCATCTTGAGTCTCAACCAGGACGCGGGAACCACCCTGGTTCTGGTCACCCACGACCTGGAACTGGCCGCACGCACCCAACGCATCATCCGCCTCAAGGGCGGACGCGTGGTGTCGGACCAGCCCGGCTGTTCCCCTCAAGTCGAGCGTGAAGCCTCAGCGCCGGCCAGTGAAGCGGCGGCCGAAGAGTCCTCGGCACGCGGAGAGGCGCGCCAGGAGAGCCGCAGGGCGGCCAAGGTCATCAACTTCCGCAAGTAG
- a CDS encoding arylesterase — MAVFCLGSLWAGPQDREKPLILFLGDSLTAGYGLDPALAFPALIQKKIDQEGWSFEVLNAGLSGETSAGGLRRIKWIMRRQPAVMVLELGANDGLRGVPLHSTRRNLQGIIDQARSANPDMKIVLAGMMVPPNLGPHYTETFQSMFEELAEANGLPLIPFLLEGVAAQPNLNLTDGIHPNAEGHKILAENVWEVLKPLLQEMVDGRTK; from the coding sequence ATGGCCGTTTTCTGCCTCGGGAGCCTTTGGGCAGGCCCACAGGATCGGGAAAAGCCGCTGATTCTCTTTTTGGGAGACAGTTTGACGGCGGGTTACGGGCTGGATCCGGCCCTGGCTTTCCCGGCCCTCATTCAGAAGAAGATCGACCAGGAGGGTTGGTCTTTCGAGGTGCTCAACGCCGGACTCAGCGGCGAGACCTCGGCAGGCGGTCTGCGCCGCATCAAGTGGATCATGCGCCGGCAACCGGCCGTGATGGTGCTCGAGTTGGGGGCCAACGACGGACTCAGGGGCGTGCCGCTGCACAGCACGCGGCGCAACCTGCAAGGCATCATCGACCAGGCCCGCAGCGCCAATCCCGACATGAAGATCGTGCTGGCGGGCATGATGGTGCCTCCCAACCTGGGTCCCCATTACACCGAAACCTTCCAGTCCATGTTCGAAGAGCTGGCCGAGGCCAACGGACTGCCCCTGATTCCCTTCCTGCTGGAGGGCGTGGCGGCCCAACCGAACCTCAACCTGACCGACGGAATCCATCCCAATGCCGAGGGCCACAAGATCCTGGCCGAGAACGTTTGGGAGGTGCTCAAGCCGTTGTTGCAGGAGATGGTGGACGGGAGAACGAAATAG
- a CDS encoding macro domain-containing protein: MQRSMQGLTVECRQGDISKQDDVQAIVNAANAALRPGAGVAGAIHAAAGPGLEQECRPLAPIRPGEAVISGGHNLPNRYVIHCLGPVYGRDEPSDKLLADCYRNALERAEEKHIASVAFPAISTGVFGYPLEEAARVALQTVIDAAGRLEHVKTVRFVLFSTSDLEVHERVLEELTA; the protein is encoded by the coding sequence ATGCAGCGGTCGATGCAAGGACTGACGGTGGAGTGCCGGCAAGGCGACATTTCAAAGCAGGACGATGTGCAGGCCATCGTCAACGCGGCCAACGCCGCCTTGCGCCCGGGCGCCGGGGTAGCGGGCGCCATCCACGCCGCCGCCGGGCCCGGACTGGAGCAGGAATGTCGTCCGCTGGCGCCGATTCGTCCGGGTGAGGCGGTGATCAGCGGCGGCCACAATCTTCCCAACCGCTACGTCATCCACTGCCTGGGTCCGGTTTACGGACGGGACGAACCGTCCGACAAGCTGTTGGCCGACTGCTACCGCAACGCCCTCGAGCGGGCCGAAGAAAAGCACATCGCCTCGGTCGCCTTCCCCGCCATTTCCACCGGCGTCTTCGGCTACCCGCTGGAAGAGGCTGCCCGCGTGGCCCTGCAAACCGTCATCGACGCCGCTGGCCGACTGGAGCACGTCAAGACCGTCCGCTTCGTGCTTTTCAGCACCTCCGACCTGGAGGTGCACGAACGCGTGTTGGAAGAGTTGACGGCTTAA
- a CDS encoding alkaline phosphatase family protein, protein MNRIAVFLTAVTLLACLTVPTLSAERPRLVVFITVDQYRADYLSRFADLYLPPRDEQGRPGGYRFMAEEGADYRAAAFQHYSTFTCPGHASLLTGAVPAVHGIIGNDWYDREERRYLWTCVLGKEGGPRGPDRLMAPTLGDEMKTSWEGKSKVVSLAVKDYVSILMGGRQADHVLWLDRHTGLWTSNENYGSLPEWAVRINDSKPMDASSGKQWTPLLDSQRYRHLLPWPETTGVAFAHDYGTPADPNFYNHLARRPPANEMLFATLQEALKTGGLGQDEIPDLLLFSLSSNDYTGHDFGPFSPELLDITVRSDRLLADFFAALDSRVGLERTLIVLTADHGVTPVPERLQRAGVEAGRVLPEQFLSPVDEMLDSIYGQADWIWGFNKSEVYLNLDAVQELAEGDAERVSDLAAQVLGLNQAVHSVYTRTALLEGEYPPNELGRLLANGYHPKRGGDVLVIFNPHHFPGDLTTTHGTPHAYDRRVPILLRGPGLKKGTFYRKVDPLDIVPTLCQVLGIAYPAGATGEPLWEALP, encoded by the coding sequence ATGAACCGAATTGCTGTTTTCCTGACCGCCGTCACCCTTTTGGCCTGCCTCACGGTCCCGACTCTGAGCGCCGAGCGGCCGCGTCTGGTGGTCTTCATTACCGTCGATCAGTATCGCGCCGATTATCTGTCGCGCTTCGCCGACCTCTACCTTCCGCCCCGAGACGAGCAGGGCCGGCCCGGCGGCTACCGTTTCATGGCCGAAGAAGGTGCGGACTACCGGGCCGCCGCCTTTCAGCACTACTCCACCTTCACCTGTCCCGGTCACGCCTCGCTGCTGACGGGCGCCGTTCCCGCCGTCCACGGCATCATCGGCAACGACTGGTATGACCGGGAGGAACGGCGATATCTCTGGACTTGCGTCCTGGGAAAAGAGGGAGGACCCCGCGGCCCCGACCGGCTCATGGCGCCCACCTTGGGCGACGAGATGAAAACCAGTTGGGAGGGCAAGTCGAAAGTCGTGTCGCTGGCTGTCAAGGATTACGTGTCGATCTTGATGGGCGGACGCCAAGCCGACCATGTGCTCTGGCTCGACCGCCATACGGGCCTGTGGACCAGCAACGAAAACTACGGCTCCTTGCCTGAATGGGCCGTTCGCATCAATGATTCCAAGCCCATGGACGCGTCCTCAGGCAAGCAGTGGACGCCCCTGCTGGACAGCCAGCGCTACCGTCATCTGCTGCCCTGGCCTGAAACGACGGGAGTAGCCTTCGCCCACGACTACGGCACCCCCGCCGACCCCAATTTCTACAATCACCTGGCCCGCCGTCCGCCCGCCAACGAGATGCTCTTCGCCACCTTGCAGGAGGCCCTGAAGACCGGGGGACTGGGCCAGGACGAAATTCCCGATCTGCTTCTCTTCAGTCTCTCGTCCAACGACTATACGGGACACGACTTCGGTCCCTTCAGCCCCGAATTGCTCGACATCACCGTGCGCAGCGACCGTCTTCTGGCCGACTTCTTCGCTGCCCTGGACAGCCGGGTGGGGCTGGAGCGGACGCTCATCGTGCTCACCGCCGATCACGGCGTCACCCCCGTCCCCGAGCGTCTGCAGCGAGCCGGTGTGGAAGCGGGACGGGTGCTTCCCGAGCAATTCCTCAGTCCCGTGGACGAGATGCTCGACAGTATCTATGGCCAAGCTGACTGGATCTGGGGCTTCAACAAGAGCGAAGTCTACCTCAATCTGGACGCCGTCCAAGAACTGGCGGAAGGCGACGCCGAAAGGGTGTCTGACCTCGCCGCCCAGGTGCTCGGACTCAACCAGGCCGTTCACTCCGTCTACACCCGCACAGCCTTGCTTGAGGGCGAGTATCCGCCCAATGAACTAGGACGGTTGCTGGCCAACGGGTATCATCCCAAGCGCGGCGGCGACGTGCTCGTCATCTTCAATCCTCACCACTTTCCGGGCGATCTGACCACGACGCACGGGACGCCTCATGCCTATGACCGGCGGGTGCCCATCCTGCTGCGCGGACCGGGCTTGAAAAAGGGGACTTTCTACCGCAAGGTCGACCCCCTCGACATCGTGCCCACCCTCTGCCAGGTCCTGGGAATCGCCTACCCTGCAGGCGCCACCGGCGAACCGTTGTGGGAGGCCTTGCCTTAG